The window GGGTCGAGGCCGACGGGAGCGACTACAGCTTCGAGGAGAACACCGTCCAGAACGTCGGGCTCGGCGCGGAGGTCAAGGCGGCAGGCGACGAGACGACGTTCGCGGACAACGATTTCGGCGGGACCGAGTTCCGGTTGGGTGACATCACTGGGGACGTGGCGCTGGACGAGTTCGTCACGGACAACGAGTTCCTCGCCGACGGACTCGGGGGAGCAGCGGGGACAGACAGCGTCACGCCGGGCAGTATTCGACCTGACGACGTAGCGCCGTACCAGCAGGCAGTCCTGCCGACGATCTCGGAGGCACTCGGTGTCTCCGAGCGGGGTGCTCGGATCGACGTCGCCGACGGGACGTACGGCACAGACAGCTACGGCCGCAACCCGGGGCTCCAGATCGGGTCACAGGACGCCGGGACGGGCCCCGGGTCGGCACCGCTCGGCAACGTCACGCTCGTCGGACACGACAGACCGACGGTCGACGGCTGGGTTCAGATCCTCGACCCCGGCGTCACCTTCGAGACGTTCGAGGTGACCGACCAAGTGTTCGGCTACGGTCTCGCGGCGTTCGAGCCGGGTGTGACGCTACGTGACGTGGTCGTGAGTGGTGTCACCAACGGGTTGTTCGTCCCGTCGCTGTCGGACGTGCTCGTCGAGGACTGCACCGTCGAGAACTACTCGTTCTACGGTGCACTCGTCTCCGGGCGTGGAGCGTTCGGTGGAGCCACGCCGACCGTCGAAGGGGTCACGTTCGACGGGAGCTCTGGTGGCGGTGCCGTCGGGATCGGTGTGGTCGGGACGAGCGCACGGGTGCTCGACAACACCGTCACCGGCAACGAGTTCGTGACCGAAGAAGGCGAGCAGGAGGGTGCCGGAATCGCCCACTTCTCCGGGTCGGCGGTGTCGATCCGAGAGAATCTGATCGCAGAGAACGACGACGGTGTCTCCGTTGCCGGGACAGACGCCGGCACACTGACCGTGAGTAGCAACGACATCGTCGCCAATCTGGTCGGGGTCGCCAACGAGGGCGAGACGGGAGTCGACGCGACCGGGAACTGGTGGGGCGACGACGATGGCCCCGGTGAGGGAACGAACAGTACCGGAACCGAGGGACTGGTCGACGCCGACCCCTGGTCGACCGAACCCGGGCCGAACTGGAACGAGGCGGGTGAACCGGTGGGGTTCTCGACGGCCTCGGCCGAGGGCACGTCGACCGACACGGAGTGGCGTGGTCCGAAGCCGCCGGCCGACCCGGAGGCGACAGAGTAGCCGACACAGCTCACACGGGTCGTCCGTGTCCACGACCGGACACGGCGACGGTTCGACTCCGTCGGTGGGTCTCTCCGAGAGGGGGTGAACACCAATGCAACGACGCACGATGCTGGCGGCCCTCGGATCGGTCGCCGTCGGCGGCGCGACGGCGATGAGTACAGGTGCGTTCACCAGCGTCAGTACCAACCGAGGCGTGGACGTGTCCGTGGCGAGCGACACGGACGCACTGTTAGCGCTCCGACCGGCCGACACCCCGAACGGCGCGTACGCGACGGCGGCCAACGGGACACTGTCGCTGGACGTGACCGGCGCCGACGGTGGTCCCGGTGTGAACCCGGACGCGCTGACCGTCCTCGACGACGTGTTTCGAGTGGAGAATCGGGGGACGAGCACCGTCGAACTCACCGGCGAGAAGACCGGCTCCTACCCCGACGCGGTGGTGTTCGGAGTGAACCAAGCGAGAGGCGGGTTCACCGAACTCGACGTGTTCCACACGCTCGACCCCGAGGCCCCGACCGGGATCGACTCGGACCTCCTGTTCGAGGGAGAACAGCCACGCGGCAGCGGCAGTCGGCAGATTCCAGTCGGTCACTCGTACTACGTCAGTCTCCTGATCGACACGCGGGGTATCTCCGCCGACGAGGTGCTGATCGACGGGCTCGAGCTCACGGCCGATGCAGTGTAACAACCCACGTTCGGCGTACAGCGGTTCGACTCCGCTGGTGGGTCTCGAATGAACAGGCGAACGCTACTCGCCGCACTCGGCGCGGTCGGAGGAGTCAGCGGCGTAATCGGCTCGGGTGCGTTCACCAGTGTCGTCGCCGAGCGGACGATCTCCGTCGAGACGGCCGCCGACGAGGACGCGCTGGTCGGACTCGAACCCATCGACACGGCGAACGGGCGAGCGTACGCCACGACCGCGGCCGGCGACCGGCTCGCGCTGGCGTTCGGCGCGACCGAGGCGGGTGGTAGCGGGCTGGGGGCGGACTCGACCTACCAGCTCGACGACGTGTTCCGGGTGACGAACCGTGGGACACAACCGGTCTACGTCTGGGCGACGTTCGCGGGAGCAGACGAGTCCGCGTTGGAGACGACGGGTCCGAACCCGGACGTGTACGTCTATCCGAACGGAGACGCCGGGGACGTGTTGCGCGACAGCGAGGACGACGTGTCGTACCTCGGGGTCGGCGAGTCGGTCTCGGTCGGCGTGTTCTTCGACACCACGGGTGTCGCGGTTGGAGAGCTAGACCTGACGGTGACGATCAACGCTGCGGCGACGAACCCCGCTTCCGGTGCGGTCGTTGCCGGCGACGGGACGACGATCCCGGGGCCGACGGGCGGACTTGCGGCACACTGGCCACTGGATCGAGTCGGGGAAGGGGTCGCCGAGGACGTCGTCGGCGGAGCAGACGGGTCGGTTCCGGAGGCGGTGACGGCTGCGGCCGGCAAGAGTGGCGGTGCAGTCCAGTTCCCAGAGGAAGACCAGTTCGTCGAGACCACGGCACGTCTGGGTGTGGGCAGTCCGTTCTCGCTGGCTGTCTGGGCGAACGCGGCCGGGTTCGACCAGACCGAGTACCCGTTGGCCGTTTCGAAGTGGCAGCGCGCCAGGAACCGTGACTACCTGATCGGGTATCACGGTCCGGAGGGGCGACTGTACACACAGTTCAACCGAGAGCCGGACGGCAACAAAGCGACGTTGTTCGGTCCGGAGCCCGAGACCGGCGTCTGGTACCACTGTGTGCTGACGTACGACAGATCCGGTCGCGGACGGTTCTACGTCGACGGCTCGGTGGTCGGGGAGACGCAGGGGCCGTTCGGCACGTCGAGTTCACAGTTCGTGATCGGGTCGAAGGACGGCGGCGGGAACTCGTGGCACGGACGTGTCGAGGACGTTCGGCTGTACGATCGGGCACTCGATCCAGGAGAGGTGACGGCGCTGTACGACGCGACGAAGTGACTGCCCACGCTGGTGTACGTGTCTCCACGTTCGGAGACACGACGCGGACTCCGTGGACGGCGTCTCCGGTTCGTGCCGGAGACCCCCGACACGGAGTCACCGTGTCGCGGCGGTTCGACTCCGCCGGTGGGTCTCCCCGAGAAGGGGTAGTGTGAGTATGCAACGACGCAAACTACTGATCGGAATCGGAACCGCAGTCGGCGCAGGAGCGGTTGGAACCGGTGCGTTCACCAGCGTCTCCGCAGAGCGTGACGTGACAGTGCAGGTGGCGGACGACGCGGACGCGCTGTTGGGCATCGAGACGGGTGACGGGCCGAACGCGAGTGCGTTCGCCGAGACGACCACCGACGGGACGGTCGCACTGGACTTCTCGGAGACGAGTGCTGGCGGCTCCGGGCTCGGGACGGACTCGGAGTACCAGTTCGACGACATCCTGCGGCTCACGAACCAGGGGACACAGACGGTGTACGCCTGGGTGACGTTCGACTTCTCGGACGCAGACGACGACCTCACGAGAGGAGACGTGTACTTCTACCCGCAGTCGAACGCCGACCGGGAGCTCAACGACGGCGAGAACAGCGTCTTGACGCTCCCCGTCGGGGAGTCAGTGTCGTTGGGACTGTTCGTGGACACGGAGGCAGTGAGTGGTGAACAGTCTCTCTCGACGACGATCAACGCCGACGTGGACGTTCCTAGTGGCTCACAGCCACGAGACGGGAGCGGTGAAGACGCAGCGGTCGTCACTGAAGATCGGAACGACGGAGAGTTCGACTCCATTCAGTCGGCCGTAGAGGAAGTCGACGGAACGACTGTATTCGTGGAGCCGGGAACTTTCGAGGAGTCCGTCGTCGTCGACAAACCGATCACGATCAGAGGGACGACAGACCCCAAGAACGGCGATGCGGCAACTGTCGTCGGGCAGGATTCGGACACGTTCACCGTCAAGTCGGACGACGTGACGATCAGCAGATTGGACGTTCAGAACTCGGGTGAGGGCCTCGACACCAGTCCCGATGACAACGCGGGCGTTGTTGGCGTACACGTCGAGTCTGGCAACACCGGTGTCTCGGTGGTCGACAACGTCATCACCGGACTCGGAACCGAAAACGACGACGCGAATCCGATGGCAGTGTACGCGGAGGGGGCGACGAGTGGTGTCAGGGTCGAGAACAACCAGATCGCCCAGTTGAGCGGGACCGACGAAGATCAGGGTGCCGTTCAGGCGATTCACATCAACTCGCAGCGTAAGCAGGAGGGAATCGACAGTGGAATCGACGACGTGCGCGTCGCCAACAACACGATCACTGACGTGTTAGACACGCGTTCGGCAGTCGCCGTCCGATTCAACGGTGACGTGTCGGGTGAGATCGTCGGCAACACGATCAGTGACCTGAACACCGAAGGCGACATTCCCGGAACGAACGACCCCGGTGGGTTCACGCAGGTGCTGGCCCTGTCGAAGGGCGGCAACAGCACAACGGGACCATCGGATGTGACGATCAAAGGAAACGACATCTCGAACATCGAGACGACGACACCCGGCAACTTCGCCCCGCCCGTTCACCTCATCGTCACAGGCTCTGCGTCGAACGTGTCGGTCACCGACAACACGTTCAGTGCAGATAGTCCGGACGTAGAGCAGTTCGTGCTCGACACGGGTGGTGTGCTCGACCTGAACGCGGTGGCCGAGGCCAACACGTTCGAGCCGTCCGTTCAGGTGACAGAGAACGTGTTGTTCCCGGGTGACCTCCGACTCGTCTCCGGCGGCGGCAGCGCACTCCAGGACGCAGTCGACGCCGCGAGTGCTGGAGAGACGCTCGCCGTCGGAGCGTCCGACACGGCGTACGACGCGGTGTCGGTCGACAAGTCGCTCACGATCCAATCTGTATTCGGTCGGCCGACAATCGAAGCGACAGGAAGCCGTGTCGAGATCCAGGCACCAGACGTGCGGTTCGAAGGGTTCGACATCGACCTGCAGGAGGGCAAGCCAGTTTACGTCAACCCCGGGGAGGGACTGGTGTTCCGGAACAACGAGGTCTCGATCTCACCGGCGAGCCCGCACGGAATCCGTATCGACGCCGCCGGGACCGGCGAGACAGTCGTGTCGAACAACGTGTTCGACCAACGGTCGTCGGATCAAGAAAATCCACAGGCAATCCTGATCAGCGATGGCTCGAACTACCGGATCGAGAACAACGTTCTCGACGGGAACACGAAGGGACAGGCTGTGCTGGTCAGCACCCAGGGGCGCCCGACGACGGAGTTCGACATTCTGGACAACGTCGTCAGCGGTTGGGGGACACCCGTGGTCCTGTTCGAGGAGCCGGTGGACGGTGACATTGACCAGGGATCGATCCGCGAAAACGACATCAGCGGGTTCAGTGGTGACGACGCGATTCTCGCGGTCGAACGGAACGGCGACGGGTTCGAGGACTTGAACGGCGAGAGCACTGTGTCGGGTCAGGAGACTGCCCTCTCGGAGGACAACGGTGGTGTCTCGGCCAGTGTCAAGGTAGGTAGCAACTGACACGAGCAACATCACGACCCACGCTGGCGCACGGCGGTTCGACTCCGTCGGTGGGCGTCCCCGTCTCGGGGAAGACTGACATGCAACGACGCAAACTCCTACTCGGAATGGGAACGGCAGCCGGTGCGGCCGGAGCGGTCGGCTCCGGCGCGTTCACCAGCGTGCGCGCACAGCGTGACGTGTCGGTACAGGTCGCAGACGACAGTGACGCTCTGTTGAGCCTCGAACCTGGCACGGGCCCGAACGCGAACGCGTTCGCCACGGTCTCCGACGGGACCGTGGGTCTCGACTTCAGTTCGACGGACACCGGCGGGTCGGGTCTCGGCACGGACTCCACGTACCGGTTCGACGGGCTGTTGCAGGTGCGGAACCAGGGGACACAGTCGATCTTCCTGTTCGTGCGGGTCTCCGGCGGCGTGTCGAACGACGAACTGTACTTCTACCCGGACAGTGACCCGACGGTCCAACTGCGTGATCGAGCCAACGAGGTAGTGGAGCTGACTCCGGGGGAGGCGCAGACTGTCGGCGCGTTCGTCGACACGAGCGCGCTGGAGAGTGACGTGACCGCGACGGCGACGTTCAACGCGACGGCCGAGCGTCCCGACGAGAGCTTCACCGCGGGCGAGACGCCACAGGACGCAGTGCTGGTCAGCCGCCAGTCTGGGCGTGGCGACTTCGACGACATCCAGCCGGCGGTCGACGCGATCCAGGACGGCTCCGTACAGAAGTCGGCGATCCAGGTCGACCCTGGACGGTACGCGACGGACGGCCCGGTCGTCGTCGGCGACGTGACCGACCTCCGTCTCCGCGGCGACGGCTCCGGGAACGACCCGGGGTCGAACACCGTCCTCGAAGACCAGGTGGAGGTCCGCGGCGGTGCCGACTCCGTCACTCTGCAGGACCTTCGGGTGACTGGCGCCGAAGGCGGCAACTCCGACACGGGCGACGGTGTGTTCACCGTCGGGACCACGAACTCGGTCTCGGCCGTCACGCTCGAGAACGTCGCCGTCGTGGACAACCGGCAGGCGGGACTCTCACTCCAGTCCGTCGAGCGGCTCGATGTCCGCAACAGCGTGATCGACGGGAACGGCGGCTCCGGGATCGACGCCAGCGGAATCTCCGGACGTATCGAGTTCACGCGGATCCGGAACAACGGCGGTAGTGGCGTCGACGTCGACGATTTCGGGGGCGGCTCCGAGCTGGAGTTGTACGACGTCCTCGTGGAGGGCAACGAGCGGCTCGGCGTCGACGTGTTCGGTGACGACGTCGGCTCCGTAACGGTGAGCGAGTCGGTGATCGACGACAACGGCGGAACGGGTCTCGCCGTCGGGACGGGGTACGCCGACGGGCAGATCTCCGCCGTGGAGGTCACCGGCGTGTCCGTCAGCGACAACGGCGACAGCGGCCTGATCGTGTTCGGCGACTCGGCGTCCGATGTGACGGTGCAGAACGTGGAGGCGTCGAACAACGGTGCCAACGGGATCGACCTGAACGGCGTGGCGTTCGACACCCCGGTCGTCGAGCGCGTGACCGCCGACGGAAACGACGGCACCGGCGTCGTCCTCGGTAACCAGTTCGCCGGGGCGGTCGCCAAGGGCCAGATCAGACGAGCGTCGGTGGACGGGAACGGTGGCGCGGGCGGGTTCTCCGGTGTCGCCGTCTTCGACGGCGCCGCCACGGGGACCAACGTCGCCGTGAGCAACTCGAACGTGATCGACAACGCCGGCTTCGGTGTGTCGACGGACGACACCGACGGCGGCACCGAGGTGCAGCTCTCGAACGTCTTCCTCGATGACAACGGGACCGGCACCTCACAGGGCGTCGCCGGTGGGACCGCCGGAGCCCCCGTCTCGGGCGTCGGTGCCGACGGGAACTGAGACCAGGGCCCGTCGAGCTCTTCTGACGAACGTCTCTCGACCCCGCTCGTCGAACGAGAGAAGTGCCGTCACCGACGGATTCGTCGCGGTGACGGAGACGCGTGGACGGGACCGTCTACCCTTGCAGGAACGGCTCGATAGCGGCCAGCACGTCGATGTGGCCGTTACCGCGGTGGTCGGCCGGGTCGAGACGACCGGAGACCCGCCCGGGAGCCGAGGGGCTGTCGCCGTCGAACACGGAGTCCGTCGCCGCGTTGGGGGTCCCGACGCTCGCGGCGGCCGTCTGCCCGGCACGACCGACGGGGAGCTGTTCTGCAGACTCTTCGATGGTGGTCCGGACCGCCTCCGGCGTCGGATCGTCGCCGAATCCGTACAGGAGGGCCGCCAGTCCGGCCACGTTCGGCGCAGAGAAGGACGTGCCGGCAGTGAAAGTGAAGTTCGGTGAGAGGCTGCCGCCTCTCCTGTCTCCAGTGAACGCGGTCGTGTACAGGAGGTCGAAAATTGGATCACCGGCCTCGATCGCGTCGATGGACGCGAACGCGCCGGAGTCGAAGTTCCCGCCCCCGGCCGTCACGTCGACGGCCGTCCCGCCGGCGATGGTCGGATCGCTCGTCCCGTAGTTCGAGTACTGGGCCGGTTCGTATTCCGGGAGTTCTGTCTGGAAGAATACCCCGTCGCCGTCGGCGGACCAGCCGTAGCCGATGGGGCCGGTGGCACCGACACTCACGAACCCCTCCGCGTTCGCCGGGAACGTTACCGGCGCAGCGTCGATCTCGGGGTCTTGGAGCCTGGGCACCTGTCTGTCGTCGGACAACGGGATCCCGAGCCCGACACCGCTGTTGCCGGCCGACGCGATCGGGAGTGTGCCCTCCGAGAGCGCGTACTGCGCGGCGCTGGTGTACATACCCCCGAAGAAGGCGATCGTCCTGAGCGGGACCGCGATGAGAGGGCTCGGAAGCGACGGGAGCGGTCCCTCCGGGATCGGCACCAGTGGCGGCAGTCCGAGACTCAGGTTGAGCACGTCACAGCCGGAGCCCCTGACCTCTCGCGGCATCGAGTCGTCGACGACTTCGCCGACCGTGACGTTCACCGTCTCGTCTCTGGGGGTCGCTCCGGCGACCATCGCGGCGAGGATGTCTCCCGTCGCGGCACCACCCTCTGCGGGGAACACCCGTAGGTCGACAATTTCTGCACCAGGGGCGATCCCGGCGACACCAGTGCCGTTGTCGGCCGCGGCCGCAGTGCCGGCACACTCCGTCCCGTG of the Halobaculum sp. MBLA0143 genome contains:
- a CDS encoding right-handed parallel beta-helix repeat-containing protein, which gives rise to MEASRDLSVSVADDSEALLGIEPGSGPNARAFTDSDGETVSLDFSKGSEIGLGTDSVYQFDDVLQLVNRGTQTVYAWVRLDFSESDLSRDDLYFYPQSNSSRRLNDGDNSVVTLPVGESVSLGLFVDTDAVGTDQSLTGTIHADVDVPGGSQPRDAGGDEAAVVTTDPDDGEFDSIQNAIDEVTGTTVFVESGTYPETVAIGKPDLTLTTTGSSEVVVEGRILVEADDVTVDGFTVSPPAATDTTEAEAIRVSGSASNVSIVDNLVDGFERTDEGGFYGVGGIVAFGGDADDPVEDVTVRDNEVRGLENTVSGGVAGISVQGNVKDAVVENNRVADLGQEVTSYGFGVTIRATGNHDIVPSAVDVRANTVDSVLADDGPFLGVGLGVEADGSDYSFEENTVQNVGLGAEVKAAGDETTFADNDFGGTEFRLGDITGDVALDEFVTDNEFLADGLGGAAGTDSVTPGSIRPDDVAPYQQAVLPTISEALGVSERGARIDVADGTYGTDSYGRNPGLQIGSQDAGTGPGSAPLGNVTLVGHDRPTVDGWVQILDPGVTFETFEVTDQVFGYGLAAFEPGVTLRDVVVSGVTNGLFVPSLSDVLVEDCTVENYSFYGALVSGRGAFGGATPTVEGVTFDGSSGGGAVGIGVVGTSARVLDNTVTGNEFVTEEGEQEGAGIAHFSGSAVSIRENLIAENDDGVSVAGTDAGTLTVSSNDIVANLVGVANEGETGVDATGNWWGDDDGPGEGTNSTGTEGLVDADPWSTEPGPNWNEAGEPVGFSTASAEGTSTDTEWRGPKPPADPEATE
- a CDS encoding LamG-like jellyroll fold domain-containing protein, encoding MNRRTLLAALGAVGGVSGVIGSGAFTSVVAERTISVETAADEDALVGLEPIDTANGRAYATTAAGDRLALAFGATEAGGSGLGADSTYQLDDVFRVTNRGTQPVYVWATFAGADESALETTGPNPDVYVYPNGDAGDVLRDSEDDVSYLGVGESVSVGVFFDTTGVAVGELDLTVTINAAATNPASGAVVAGDGTTIPGPTGGLAAHWPLDRVGEGVAEDVVGGADGSVPEAVTAAAGKSGGAVQFPEEDQFVETTARLGVGSPFSLAVWANAAGFDQTEYPLAVSKWQRARNRDYLIGYHGPEGRLYTQFNREPDGNKATLFGPEPETGVWYHCVLTYDRSGRGRFYVDGSVVGETQGPFGTSSSQFVIGSKDGGGNSWHGRVEDVRLYDRALDPGEVTALYDATK
- a CDS encoding right-handed parallel beta-helix repeat-containing protein codes for the protein MQRRKLLLGMGTAAGAAGAVGSGAFTSVRAQRDVSVQVADDSDALLSLEPGTGPNANAFATVSDGTVGLDFSSTDTGGSGLGTDSTYRFDGLLQVRNQGTQSIFLFVRVSGGVSNDELYFYPDSDPTVQLRDRANEVVELTPGEAQTVGAFVDTSALESDVTATATFNATAERPDESFTAGETPQDAVLVSRQSGRGDFDDIQPAVDAIQDGSVQKSAIQVDPGRYATDGPVVVGDVTDLRLRGDGSGNDPGSNTVLEDQVEVRGGADSVTLQDLRVTGAEGGNSDTGDGVFTVGTTNSVSAVTLENVAVVDNRQAGLSLQSVERLDVRNSVIDGNGGSGIDASGISGRIEFTRIRNNGGSGVDVDDFGGGSELELYDVLVEGNERLGVDVFGDDVGSVTVSESVIDDNGGTGLAVGTGYADGQISAVEVTGVSVSDNGDSGLIVFGDSASDVTVQNVEASNNGANGIDLNGVAFDTPVVERVTADGNDGTGVVLGNQFAGAVAKGQIRRASVDGNGGAGGFSGVAVFDGAATGTNVAVSNSNVIDNAGFGVSTDDTDGGTEVQLSNVFLDDNGTGTSQGVAGGTAGAPVSGVGADGN
- a CDS encoding S8 family serine peptidase, whose translation is MSDRQLGGVNGPSGNFSTRSVSMETSDDRFIVSVDDDPDADTVSMGEMSGSNYTIVHDLSEEIGYVVVQGDESWMPAEAEFVRDRVIQIDDPVTQLSPDEVAKPDGLDPQSIQQWDKLEQNAGQIPADAGSGARIGIVDSGVIGAKAGDGVPEHPDLPRGSKVLTGSGEPNDDGVFEGPSYNFTGDGTGPGPVTDPHGTECAGTAAAADNGTGVAGIAPGAEIVDLRVFPAEGGAATGDILAAMVAGATPRDETVNVTVGEVVDDSMPREVRGSGCDVLNLSLGLPPLVPIPEGPLPSLPSPLIAVPLRTIAFFGGMYTSAAQYALSEGTLPIASAGNSGVGLGIPLSDDRQVPRLQDPEIDAAPVTFPANAEGFVSVGATGPIGYGWSADGDGVFFQTELPEYEPAQYSNYGTSDPTIAGGTAVDVTAGGGNFDSGAFASIDAIEAGDPIFDLLYTTAFTGDRRGGSLSPNFTFTAGTSFSAPNVAGLAALLYGFGDDPTPEAVRTTIEESAEQLPVGRAGQTAAASVGTPNAATDSVFDGDSPSAPGRVSGRLDPADHRGNGHIDVLAAIEPFLQG